CAGTGCGGCGGCTATGCGTTATACCGAGGCAAGATTAAGTAAGATTGCCATGGAACTCTTAGCAGATATCGAAAAAGAAACCATTGATTTTGTACCCAATTTTGATGAATCCTTAAATGAGCCATCCGTGCTTCCGGCAAGATTTCCTAATTTACTGGTTAACGGTACTTCCGGTATTGCGGTTGGAATGGCAACCAACATTCCTCCGCATAATTTAAAAGAAGTGATTAATGGCGTTGTTAAAATCATTGATAATTATGTAGAAAATAACAGAGAAACTGAAATAGATGAATTACTATCCATCATTAAAGGTCCGGATTTTCCTACCGGGGCTACCATATTAGGCAGAAAAGGCATTGAAGAAGCTTATAGAACCGGCAGAGGTAAAGTTAAAGTAAGAGCCGTTGCAGATATCGAGCAAGTTTCAAGCAATAAGCAAAGAATTATCGTTACAGAAATACCTTATATGGTAAACAAAGCAAGACTAATTGAAAAAATTGCGGATTTGGTGAAAGAGAAAAAGATAGAAGGCATATCCGATCTTAGGGATGAATCCGACCGTAAAGGAATGCGTATTGTTATAGAAATTAAAAAAGACTACAATGCCAATATTGTATTAAATCAATTGTATAAATATACCCAGCTTCAAGACGTATTTGGAATTAACATGTTGGCTTTAGTAAATAACGAACCTAAAACCTTAAACCTAAAGGATATGTTAATCCATTACTTAAACCATCAAAAAGATGTTGTAACCAGAAGAACACAATTTGATTTAAGGAAAGCTGAAGAAAGATCCCATATCTTAGAGGGATTAAGAATTGCCTTAGATCACATAGATGAAGTGATTTCTATCATTAGATCTTCTTCAAGTACCCAGGAAGCAAAGGAACGTCTTATTGAAGCCTTTACTTTATCAGAAAAGCAGGCTCAGGCTATTGTTGATATGAGACTTAGAAGCTTAACGGGCTTAGAAAGAGAAAAACTAGAAGAAGAATATAGAGAACTTCAAGAAACCATTAAAGAATTAAGGGCAATTCTTGGGGATGAAAAAAGACTTTATGGCGTTATTAAAGAAGAAATGCTCATAATTCTTCAAAAATATGGAGATGAAAGAAAAACCAAACTTGAAGTAGATGGCGGAGAGTTAGATGTAGAAGATCTTATTGCAGATGAACCTAATGTTATTACCATGACCCATTTAGGATATATTAAGAGACTTCCTCTCAATACATATAAAAGCCAAAATCGTGGGGGAAGAGGCATTATAGGTATGCAAACCAGAGAAGAAGACTTTATAGAAGGTTTATTTATAGCATCTACCCATCACTATATTTTATTCTTTAGCAATAAAGGAAAGGCTTATAGGATAAAAGCCTATGAAATTCCTGAATCCTCCAGAACAGCAAGAGGAACCGCAATTATTAATCTGCTTCAACTGGATCCGGATGAAAATATTACTGCGGTTATACCTGTAAGAGAATATAAAGAAGGAACCTATCTTCTAATGGTGACCAAAAAAGGACTCATTAAAAAGACAAGCATTATGGAGTATGAAAACATTAGAAAGGGAGGACTCCTTGCAATTAATCTTCGAGAAGAAGATGAACTCATTCAAGTAAAAAATATTGAAGATGATGAACAAATCTTCATTGGAACTAAAAATGGACAAGGAATAGTATTCTCTGAGAAAGATGTTAGAGAAATCGGAAGAACCGGTATGGGCGTTCGTGCTATGACGCTTAATGAAGGTGATGAGGTTATTGGTGTAGGTTTATTATCCGAAGGCAGAGATATTTTATTTGTTACGGAAAAAGGTCTCGGAAAAAGAACCGACGTCGGTGAATTCAATCTCCAAAGAAGAGGCGGCAAGGGTATTAAGACCTACCGATTAACAGAAAAAACAGGACAAATCATTGGTATTAAGATGGTGTCGGAAGGAGAAGAAGTTATGATGATTACCTCAGAGGGAATTATCATAAGACTTCATGTGTCTCAAATTTCAAAGACAGGAAGAGTGACTCAAGGCGTAAAATTAATGAATTTAGGAGAAAATGAGTCCGTTGTAGCTGTAGCAAAGGTTGTTGAAGAAGAAAACTGCTAATAAAAGGAACAAGCAATATGAAAAAGAAGGGGACCATCATATTTTGGATATTTATTATAGTGCTAGCCATAGGGTGTATTTGGTTTATTAAGAATTTTAAGGAAACTATTGAAGTATTTGAAAACATCAATATTAATAGAACCAATACCCAAGATCCAATCATCTTTGAAGTTTACCATAAAAATGCCTTCATCAAATCCTTTAAGACAAAGGAAGATGCAATTAATTTTGGTAAGAAGCATAAAGATGTTTATGTGAAGCATAAAAATAATGATGAATGGATTTGGAATAGCTTTGACCCGTATATTTTATTTGAAAATGATAAATATATTAATGATTATGATTCTTTTTCCGATGCAGTCTTTTTTGCTAAAGAAAAAGAAGGGCGAAAAATATTCTACCTATCCAATCAAAATGTGATTTGGTCTGATTCCGAAACAATTAAAGAAAAGGTTTTATTAGATGCTCCTGTAATCTTACAAAAACCAGAACTTCCAAGAGGTTGTGAGGTTACGAGTCTTGCCATGCTCTTAAATTATGCCGGTATCAAAGTGGATAAGATGGAGCTTGCTAAAAAGATTGATAAAGATACAACCCATTTATCTAAAAAAGGAAGTAGAATTTATTACGGAAATCCTAATGATGGATTTGTAGGAGATATGTATTCTTTAAAAAATCCGGGCTATGGTGTATATAATGGTCCTATTGAAAGACTCATGAAAGAATATATGCCTAATCAAACAGTCAATTTAACGGGCTGCGAATTTGAAGATTTATTTCATTTTCTTTCAAAAGGTCAGCCTGTCTGGGCTATAACTAATACAACCTATAAAAAATTAGATAACAGTCAATTTGAGATATGGCTTACCCCCACAGGACCGGTTGAAATCACTTATAAATTACATGCTGTTTTGATCACCGGTTATGATGAAAAGTATGTTTATTTTAACGATCCTTTTTACTCTAAAAAGAATATAAGAGCAAAGAAAGAAGATTTTAAAGCGGCATGGAATCAAATGGGGAGACAAGCAATTTCCTATGTGAAACAGTAATTGACTGAAAAATCATTCTATATAAAAAAAGGTGAAAATCCTAATGACAAGAAAGGTAGAATATGTTAATATATCGTTGGTTATTCATTTAAAAAATAAAAGGAGGAAATTCTATGATTAAAAAGGTAATGAGCTTATTATTAGTGTTAAGTTTAGTGCTTTCTGTTGCATTGACTGGATGTGGTAAGCAAAATCAAAACACTACCCCTGAGCAGACTACAGAAGAAACAGGAGAGAAAACAGAAGGTAGTACAGACCAAAAACCAGCAGAAGCAGTTAAAGTGGGTATGGTAACAGACTCAGGTACTATTGATGACAAGTCCTTTAACCAAGGAACATGGGAAGGCATTGTAAAATATGCTCAAGACAATGCTG
The genomic region above belongs to Defluviitalea saccharophila and contains:
- the gyrA gene encoding DNA gyrase subunit A, whose amino-acid sequence is MEEKEFDKIIPVDIQEEMKRSYIDYAMSVIVSRALPDVRDGLKPVHRRILYAMNELRLTPDKAYKKSARIVGETMGKYHPHGDSSIYDAMVRLAQDFSIRYPLVDGHGNFGSVDGDSAAAMRYTEARLSKIAMELLADIEKETIDFVPNFDESLNEPSVLPARFPNLLVNGTSGIAVGMATNIPPHNLKEVINGVVKIIDNYVENNRETEIDELLSIIKGPDFPTGATILGRKGIEEAYRTGRGKVKVRAVADIEQVSSNKQRIIVTEIPYMVNKARLIEKIADLVKEKKIEGISDLRDESDRKGMRIVIEIKKDYNANIVLNQLYKYTQLQDVFGINMLALVNNEPKTLNLKDMLIHYLNHQKDVVTRRTQFDLRKAEERSHILEGLRIALDHIDEVISIIRSSSSTQEAKERLIEAFTLSEKQAQAIVDMRLRSLTGLEREKLEEEYRELQETIKELRAILGDEKRLYGVIKEEMLIILQKYGDERKTKLEVDGGELDVEDLIADEPNVITMTHLGYIKRLPLNTYKSQNRGGRGIIGMQTREEDFIEGLFIASTHHYILFFSNKGKAYRIKAYEIPESSRTARGTAIINLLQLDPDENITAVIPVREYKEGTYLLMVTKKGLIKKTSIMEYENIRKGGLLAINLREEDELIQVKNIEDDEQIFIGTKNGQGIVFSEKDVREIGRTGMGVRAMTLNEGDEVIGVGLLSEGRDILFVTEKGLGKRTDVGEFNLQRRGGKGIKTYRLTEKTGQIIGIKMVSEGEEVMMITSEGIIIRLHVSQISKTGRVTQGVKLMNLGENESVVAVAKVVEEENC
- a CDS encoding C39 family peptidase; its protein translation is MKKKGTIIFWIFIIVLAIGCIWFIKNFKETIEVFENININRTNTQDPIIFEVYHKNAFIKSFKTKEDAINFGKKHKDVYVKHKNNDEWIWNSFDPYILFENDKYINDYDSFSDAVFFAKEKEGRKIFYLSNQNVIWSDSETIKEKVLLDAPVILQKPELPRGCEVTSLAMLLNYAGIKVDKMELAKKIDKDTTHLSKKGSRIYYGNPNDGFVGDMYSLKNPGYGVYNGPIERLMKEYMPNQTVNLTGCEFEDLFHFLSKGQPVWAITNTTYKKLDNSQFEIWLTPTGPVEITYKLHAVLITGYDEKYVYFNDPFYSKKNIRAKKEDFKAAWNQMGRQAISYVKQ